The following is a genomic window from Chryseobacterium sp. StRB126.
CAGGAATTGGTGAATAACGCCATCAAACACGCCAAAGCCTCTGAAATCATCATTCAGATCAGTGAAGAAGACAATGTATTACATCTTACGGTAGAGGATGACGGTAAAGGTTTTGAGCTCGCCAGCTTAGACTTTAGAAAAACAGCAGGTTTTCATAATATAGAATCAAGAGTCCAGTTTTTAAAAGGGACGATGAATATCACGTCCCAATTGAATATTGGTACCAGTATAGAACTTCAAATTCCTACTCATTAAATATGATAAAAGTAGCCATAACAGACGATCATCCGCTTCTATTGGAAGGGTTGAAAAATATTTTAGATAATAACAATAACATAAACGTTGTAGAGTGTTTCAAAAATGTTTCGGAAATGAATGCAGGTTTGAAAAAACAAGCTGTCGACATTTTATTATTAGATATCAATTTAGCAGATATCAACAGTATTGAGCTTATAAAGCCTTTAAAGAAAAAATACGGGAACCTTCAGATCATTATGCTTAGTGTTCACAATGAACTACCTGTCATCAATAGTACTTTGGCCGAAGGTGCTTTGGGATACATTCAAAAAAATGCTTCTGTTTCTGAAATTCTGGAAGGAATTAATACCGTTTATGCTGGTAACCAGTTTTTATGCTCACAAACCCGCTCTGTTTTGGAAAAAAAATCACCAGAAGGCTTGAATCAGGTTCCTAAGCTGACACGAAGAGAAAAAGAAATTCTGGCTGAAGCTGCAAAAGGATTAACTACCAATCAGATGGCCGAAAAGCTGTTCATCAGCCCGCACACCGTAGAAAGCCACCGAAAAAATCTTATTGAAAAATTTCAGACCTCCAATCTTAGTTCTGCCATTAAACTGGCCATAGAATACGGTTTGATTATCGAATAAGATATCCTAAAAAGGTAGCAAAGCTGCTAACTAAACTTATGGGTAAACGTTCGCTTAAAAAAAATCAACGAAACTGATTCATTGCTTTGCTTCCTTAAAATAATACGTTACTAAAAATAAACCCTTTGCGTCTATAAAATATCTCAGGTCGCTATAAACCGAGTATCGAATGGTATTTGTGGGTAAAGACAAAGGGTATAAGTTTGTTTTTAGTTCCCACAGATTACGCAGATTTCACAGATGATATTGGAAAACATTGTGAATAAATATAAAAGTATATGTTAAGTTTTCGCTTCATCAGAATCAATGCTAATTGATTCACTGCTTTGCTTCCTTAAAATAATACGTTACTAAAAATAAACCCTTTGCGTCTATAAAATATCTCAGTTTGGCCGCTATAAACTGAGTATCGAATGGTATTTGTGGGTAAAGACAAAGGGTATAAGTTTATTTTTAGTTCCCACAGATTATGTAGATTTCACAGATGATATTGGAAAATATTGTGAATAAATATAAAAGTATATGTTAAGTTTTCGCTTCATCAGAATCAATGCTAATTGATTCACTGTTTTGCTTCCTTAAAATAATACGTTAAAATAAACCCTTTGCGTCTATAAAATATCTCAGGTCGCTATAAACCGAGTATCGAATGGTATTTGTGGGTAAAGACAAAGGGTATAAGTTTGTTTTTAGTTCCCACAGATTACGCAGATTTCACAGATGATATTGGAAAACATTATGAATAAATATAAAAGTATATGTTAAGTTTTCGCTTCATCAGAATCAATGCTAATTGATTCACTGCTTTGCTTCCTTAAAATAATACATTACTAAAAATAAAACCTTTGCGTCTATAAAATATCTCAGATCGCTATAAACCGAGTATCGAATGGTATTTGTGGGTAAAGACAAAGGGTATGAGTTTGTTTTTAGTTCCCACAGATTACGCAGATTTCACAGATGATATTGGAAAATATTGTGAATAAATATAAAAGTATATGTTAAGTTTTCACTTCATCAGAATCAATGCTAATCGATTCACTGCTTTGCTTCCTTAAAATAATACGTTACTAAAAATAAACCCTTTGCGTCTATAAAATATCTCAGTTTAGCCACTATAAACCGAGTATCGAATGATATTTGTGAGTAAAGACAAAGGGTATAAGTTTGTTTTTAGTTCCCACAGATTACGAAGATTTCACAGATGATATTGGAAATGTTATGAATAGATACTTCAAACTCTATGTGCCTATGTGGTTAGAAACTGCTTGCAAAGAAATATCCTCTTAAAAATCTTAATCGTTTAAATTCAGTGCCAGATATTAATACTAGCAAAAAGGTCTGCTTACATCGTAAAAGCAGACCTTTTCTATATATAAATTTAAAATTAGGTGTTCAATTATTAATCTTTAAATCTAAGTGTAGCTTGAAACAGGTTTTTCTTTCCTGTTAAATCATATTCTTCATTGTATGCAGGCTCATACATTAAAAGGTAAACTCTGCCATCAACATCTTTTAAATGAACGGGCTGATCCACCATGATGTCATAAAACCTTGTGATGGTACGTGCAGCCGTCCATTGTTTTGAGTTTCCTTTAGGGTTTTTATCGAATCTGTGATCTTTTACCCCTGTATAATACCAATACGATGGTGCAGAATCCATC
Proteins encoded in this region:
- a CDS encoding response regulator transcription factor → MIKVAITDDHPLLLEGLKNILDNNNNINVVECFKNVSEMNAGLKKQAVDILLLDINLADINSIELIKPLKKKYGNLQIIMLSVHNELPVINSTLAEGALGYIQKNASVSEILEGINTVYAGNQFLCSQTRSVLEKKSPEGLNQVPKLTRREKEILAEAAKGLTTNQMAEKLFISPHTVESHRKNLIEKFQTSNLSSAIKLAIEYGLIIE